In a genomic window of Allomeiothermus silvanus DSM 9946:
- a CDS encoding GatB/YqeY domain-containing protein yields MSTTIYDQIKKDIIEAMKRGDTATRDYARVVKAEFDRKGDGRPIEDADAVKILKALRVTAEENKNAFEIEYLDRYLPKEMSEEELEAWIRANVDFSKFKVPLAAVGAVTKALGPVAPGERVRKVIEKITAG; encoded by the coding sequence ATGAGCACGACCATCTACGACCAAATCAAAAAGGACATCATCGAGGCCATGAAGCGGGGCGACACCGCGACGCGGGATTACGCCCGGGTGGTCAAGGCCGAATTCGACCGCAAAGGGGACGGCAGACCCATCGAGGACGCCGACGCGGTGAAGATTCTCAAGGCGCTCAGGGTTACCGCCGAGGAGAATAAGAACGCCTTCGAGATCGAATATCTGGACCGCTATTTGCCTAAGGAGATGAGCGAAGAGGAGCTCGAGGCCTGGATTCGCGCCAACGTCGATTTCTCTAAGTTTAAGGTTCCCCTAGCAGCGGTAGGAGCGGTGACTAAAGCGTTGGGGCCGGTGGCTCCGGGGGAAAGGGTACGGAAAGTTATCGAAAAGATTACCGCGGGCTGA
- the mscL gene encoding large conductance mechanosensitive channel protein MscL, translated as MLQGFRDFILRGNVVDLAVAVIIGTAFGAVVDSMVKDIITPIIGLIGGQPDFANLRLFADAKGQGGIAYGSFLNAVISFFIKAAVVYLVIVLPMKRMVEMLKKPQAPEIPAAPPENVVLLREIRDLLKAQPR; from the coding sequence ATGCTTCAGGGTTTTAGGGACTTTATCTTGCGGGGTAACGTGGTGGACCTGGCGGTAGCGGTGATCATCGGGACAGCGTTTGGTGCGGTAGTGGACTCGATGGTCAAAGACATCATCACCCCTATTATCGGCTTGATCGGAGGACAGCCGGATTTTGCCAACTTGCGGCTTTTTGCCGACGCTAAGGGCCAAGGGGGGATCGCGTACGGCAGTTTTCTCAATGCTGTTATCAGCTTTTTCATCAAAGCTGCGGTGGTGTATCTCGTGATCGTGCTACCGATGAAACGGATGGTGGAAATGCTCAAAAAACCCCAAGCCCCCGAGATCCCTGCTGCTCCGCCGGAAAATGTCGTATTGCTCAGGGAGATTCGCGATTTACTCAAAGCCCAGCCTCGCTAG
- the purH gene encoding bifunctional phosphoribosylaminoimidazolecarboxamide formyltransferase/IMP cyclohydrolase, translating to MRALLSVSDKTGLIEFARGLVGLGFELVSTGGTHKALEEAGLPVIHISDVTGFPEILEGRVKTLHPAIHAGLLAKRTPEHEGELEREGITRINLLCVNLYPFRETLARGASFEECLENIDIGGPAMLRAAAKNHAVVLPVCDPADYAAVLEALGSGVTTDFRRRLAHKAFTHTAAYDAAISGWLEGEKFPPAKVLGLLRADTTPLRYGENPHQDAAIYRLEGQTGPVLDAQVLAGKPMGFNNYADAEAAWLLVQEFSEPACVAVKHANPCGVAVGETPKIAWERARDADTLSVYGGVVALNRPVDLETAQAMRGTFLEVVIAPAVSEEALAWYRAKKPDLRVLVAHPTRVGGLEYRPLVGGFLVQDRDLRGWSELAHRVVTQREPSEAEWRDLEFAWKVGKHARSNNVVLARDGVTVGIGTGAVSRIWAAERAIMNAGERARGAALSSEAFFPFDDVVRAAAAAGVTAIVQPGGAKRDEEVIAAADELGVAMVFTGSRHFRH from the coding sequence ATGCGGGCACTGCTTTCGGTATCCGACAAAACTGGACTAATTGAGTTCGCCAGGGGGTTGGTGGGCTTGGGCTTTGAGCTGGTCTCTACCGGGGGGACCCATAAAGCCCTCGAGGAAGCGGGGTTACCGGTGATCCACATCTCTGATGTCACCGGATTCCCCGAGATCCTCGAGGGCCGGGTTAAAACCCTGCACCCCGCTATTCACGCTGGGCTTTTAGCCAAGCGTACCCCGGAGCACGAAGGGGAACTCGAGCGAGAGGGCATCACCCGGATCAACCTGCTATGTGTGAACCTGTATCCTTTCCGCGAGACACTAGCCCGGGGGGCTTCTTTTGAGGAGTGCCTGGAGAACATAGACATCGGCGGCCCGGCCATGCTGCGGGCGGCGGCCAAGAATCACGCCGTGGTGCTACCGGTGTGCGACCCGGCGGACTATGCGGCAGTGCTCGAGGCGCTTGGCAGCGGGGTCACCACTGACTTTCGCCGCCGCCTAGCCCACAAGGCCTTCACCCACACCGCCGCCTACGACGCGGCCATCTCGGGTTGGCTGGAGGGAGAAAAGTTCCCGCCGGCGAAAGTGTTGGGGCTACTGCGAGCGGATACCACCCCCTTGCGCTACGGGGAGAACCCTCACCAGGATGCGGCCATCTACCGGCTCGAGGGCCAGACCGGCCCGGTGCTGGATGCTCAGGTGCTTGCGGGGAAGCCGATGGGTTTCAACAATTATGCCGATGCCGAGGCGGCCTGGCTCTTGGTGCAGGAGTTCTCCGAACCGGCCTGTGTCGCCGTCAAGCACGCTAACCCCTGTGGGGTGGCGGTGGGAGAGACCCCCAAAATTGCCTGGGAACGCGCCCGGGATGCCGACACGCTCTCGGTCTACGGCGGGGTAGTCGCCTTGAACCGTCCGGTGGACCTCGAGACCGCCCAGGCCATGCGCGGAACCTTTCTAGAGGTGGTGATCGCCCCAGCAGTGAGCGAGGAAGCCCTGGCGTGGTACCGGGCCAAGAAGCCCGACTTGCGGGTGCTGGTGGCCCACCCTACGCGGGTGGGGGGGCTCGAGTACCGCCCTCTTGTCGGCGGCTTTTTGGTACAAGACCGGGATTTGCGCGGCTGGAGTGAACTCGCCCACCGGGTCGTAACGCAGCGAGAGCCCAGCGAAGCGGAGTGGCGGGACCTGGAGTTTGCCTGGAAGGTGGGCAAACACGCCCGCAGCAACAACGTCGTGTTAGCCAGGGATGGGGTTACCGTGGGTATTGGTACCGGCGCGGTAAGCCGCATCTGGGCGGCGGAGCGGGCGATTATGAACGCGGGCGAGCGAGCCAGGGGCGCGGCCCTCTCCTCCGAGGCCTTCTTTCCCTTCGACGATGTGGTGCGGGCCGCCGCCGCCGCCGGGGTTACCGCCATCGTCCAGCCCGGTGGAGCCAAGCGTGACGAGGAGGTGATCGCTGCTGCCGACGAGCTAGGGGTGGCGATGGTCTTTACCGGCTCGAGGCACTTCAGACATTAA
- a CDS encoding uracil-DNA glycosylase: MNLELLAAQAQVCTACRLAKTRTKVVFGEGNPDAKVFIVGEGPGEEEDKTGRPFVGKAGQLLDRILEAAGIPRESIYISNIVKCRPPQNRVPLPDEVKACTSLWLNKQLELIRPQIIVPLGATAAEFFLGEKVSITKIRGQWMDWHGILLFPMFHPAYLLRNPSRAAGSPKHLTWLDIQALKQKMDSLGPKADRVVKTVNQESLF, from the coding sequence ATGAACCTCGAGCTTTTAGCCGCCCAGGCCCAAGTTTGCACCGCCTGCCGCTTGGCTAAGACCCGCACCAAGGTAGTCTTCGGCGAGGGCAACCCCGATGCCAAGGTATTCATCGTGGGAGAAGGGCCGGGTGAGGAAGAAGACAAAACCGGGCGACCTTTCGTGGGCAAGGCCGGGCAGCTCCTAGACCGTATCCTAGAGGCCGCTGGGATTCCTCGGGAGTCCATTTACATTAGCAACATCGTCAAGTGCCGCCCACCCCAAAACCGAGTTCCCCTACCCGATGAGGTCAAGGCCTGCACCAGCTTGTGGCTAAACAAGCAGCTCGAGCTGATCCGCCCACAGATCATCGTGCCCCTAGGCGCAACCGCCGCCGAGTTTTTCCTGGGCGAGAAGGTCTCGATCACCAAGATCCGCGGGCAGTGGATGGATTGGCACGGCATTTTGCTCTTTCCCATGTTCCACCCGGCCTATTTGCTTAGAAACCCCTCGAGGGCTGCGGGTAGCCCCAAGCACCTGACCTGGCTCGATATCCAAGCCCTCAAGCAAAAAATGGACTCGCTGGGACCCAAGGCCGACCGGGTGGTCAAGACCGTGAACCAGGAAAGCCTGTTCTGA
- the guaA gene encoding glutamine-hydrolyzing GMP synthase: MSVVILDYGSQYTRLIARRVRELRAFSVILPGTAPLERILAEKPQAIILSGGPNSVFDPAAPRAAEGLLEQNLPILGICYGMQLLAQHLGGRVERAGRREYGKAFLSRHEGPLFAGLEGEIQVWMSHSDAVTQLPPGWQVIAETEENPVAAIAAPDGRTFGVQFHPEVVHSPKGMTILENFLELAGVARDWTPEHTLETLIEEIRAKVGRDRVMLAVSGGVDSSTLALLLSRAVGDKLTAIFVDHGLLRQGERHEVEAALRPLGDGFRVVDAAEQFLTALKGVSDPEEKRRVVGREFIRVFEAEARKLSQEGYRWLAQGTLYPDVIESAGGEGAANIKSHHNVGGLPPDLKFELLEPFRYLFKDEVRELALLLGLPEHIRMRHPFPGPGLAIRILGEVTREKLDILRRADDIFISALRDWNLYDSVAQALAVLTPVQSVGVVGDERSYGYVLGLRAVSTVDFMTADWARLPWEFLDEVARKITRQVPEVGRVVYDITSKPPATIEWE; this comes from the coding sequence ATGAGCGTCGTCATCCTCGATTACGGCTCGCAGTACACCCGGCTCATCGCCCGGCGCGTCCGGGAGCTGAGGGCTTTTTCGGTTATCTTACCGGGAACAGCTCCGCTGGAGCGGATTCTGGCGGAAAAGCCCCAGGCGATTATCTTATCGGGTGGTCCCAACTCGGTCTTCGACCCGGCAGCACCACGAGCGGCGGAGGGATTGCTCGAGCAGAACCTCCCCATCCTCGGCATTTGCTACGGGATGCAACTGTTGGCCCAGCACCTCGGCGGGCGTGTCGAGCGGGCTGGGCGGCGCGAGTATGGTAAGGCCTTCCTCTCCCGCCACGAAGGGCCACTTTTTGCCGGGCTGGAGGGAGAAATCCAGGTTTGGATGAGCCATTCCGATGCCGTCACCCAGCTCCCCCCAGGGTGGCAGGTGATCGCCGAAACCGAGGAGAACCCGGTAGCAGCCATCGCCGCGCCAGACGGCAGAACCTTCGGGGTGCAGTTTCATCCCGAGGTGGTGCATAGCCCCAAAGGCATGACTATACTGGAAAACTTCCTGGAACTGGCTGGAGTGGCCCGGGACTGGACCCCAGAGCACACCCTCGAGACCCTGATCGAGGAGATCCGGGCTAAGGTGGGCCGGGACCGGGTAATGCTGGCGGTCTCCGGTGGAGTGGACTCGTCGACGCTGGCCTTGCTGCTCTCGAGGGCGGTAGGTGACAAGCTCACCGCGATCTTCGTGGACCATGGCTTGTTGCGCCAGGGGGAGCGCCATGAGGTCGAAGCCGCCCTGCGCCCTTTGGGTGACGGATTCCGGGTAGTGGATGCCGCGGAACAGTTCCTCACGGCCCTTAAAGGGGTAAGCGACCCCGAGGAAAAGCGCCGGGTGGTAGGGCGCGAGTTCATAAGGGTGTTTGAGGCCGAAGCCCGCAAACTCTCACAGGAAGGCTACCGTTGGCTGGCCCAGGGTACCCTTTATCCCGACGTGATCGAATCGGCGGGCGGGGAGGGGGCGGCCAACATCAAAAGCCACCATAACGTGGGCGGGCTGCCCCCTGATTTGAAGTTTGAGCTGCTCGAGCCTTTCCGCTACCTTTTCAAAGACGAGGTGCGCGAACTGGCCCTGCTCTTGGGGCTCCCCGAGCATATCCGCATGCGCCACCCCTTCCCCGGGCCGGGCCTGGCGATTCGCATCCTGGGGGAAGTTACGCGAGAGAAACTCGATATCCTGCGCCGGGCCGATGATATTTTTATCAGCGCTCTGCGCGACTGGAATCTCTACGACAGCGTTGCTCAAGCGCTGGCTGTACTTACTCCGGTACAGAGCGTGGGGGTTGTTGGGGACGAGCGCAGCTACGGCTACGTGCTGGGCTTGCGGGCGGTGAGCACGGTGGACTTCATGACCGCCGACTGGGCCCGCTTGCCCTGGGAGTTCCTCGACGAGGTGGCCCGCAAGATCACCCGCCAGGTGCCGGAAGTCGGGCGGGTGGTCTACGACATCACCAGCAAGCCCCCTGCGACCATTGAGTGGGAATGA
- a CDS encoding helix-turn-helix domain-containing protein: protein MTVVNHLTLEQLQHRIKQEKDPIAQLRFLAVYPAQKGLGAQEIAQLTTRTPRWVHATLQRYNPQGPQALSDRRHTNPGRRPKLRPEESAQVHKAHRPMAVFGRARNCGSGWRWRLSLNPIYRPGYRLKVPRPVHRKGDPAAQEANLCQRVEAARAEGGAVRVFAYDEHRLGLKPVLPKVWARQGERPRASGTHGSTSAALWNRRAGPA from the coding sequence ATGACGGTGGTCAATCACCTCACCCTGGAGCAACTGCAACACCGCATCAAACAGGAGAAAGACCCCATCGCCCAGCTTCGCTTCCTGGCCGTCTACCCTGCCCAAAAGGGATTGGGGGCTCAGGAGATCGCCCAACTCACCACCCGCACCCCCCGCTGGGTGCACGCCACCCTGCAACGCTACAACCCGCAAGGCCCCCAAGCCCTGAGCGACCGTCGCCATACCAACCCCGGACGCCGGCCCAAGCTGAGACCAGAGGAAAGCGCCCAGGTGCACAAAGCCCACCGCCCGATGGCGGTCTTTGGACGGGCGAGAAACTGCGGCAGTGGGTGGCGCTGGCGGCTTTCGCTCAACCCGATCTACCGCCCGGGCTACCGTCTGAAGGTGCCCCGGCCGGTACACCGCAAGGGCGACCCGGCGGCGCAGGAGGCCAACCTCTGCCAAAGGGTTGAGGCGGCGCGGGCGGAGGGAGGGGCGGTTCGGGTCTTTGCCTATGACGAGCACCGGCTAGGACTGAAACCGGTGTTGCCGAAGGTGTGGGCCCGCCAGGGGGAGCGACCGCGGGCGAGCGGTACCCATGGTTCTACGTCTGCAGCTTTGTGGAACCGGAGAGCGGGGCCAGCCTGA
- a CDS encoding acyl-CoA carboxylase subunit beta: MIETKLRSEDREAPTFKANKDAWVSLISDFRASLEQIRLGGGKKAIERQHARGRLTARERIARLIDPGSEFDELMSYAGWGMYEEWGGAPGGGTVTGMGKIAGRDWMIVANDATVKAGAFFPITAKKVIRAQTIALENRIPTVYLVDSAGVFLPLQDEVFPDQDDFGRIFYLNARMSALGIPQISAIMGNCVAGGAYLPVMTDTLLMTEGSGLYLAGPALVKAAIGQEVTSEELGGARMHAEISGTVDYYEPTDEAALERIRSLAAAYAAPELAPWAKERRHPVEPHYPAEDLFGLVSPDGTRPYDVREVIARLVDGSEFLEYKKAYGETLVCGYARLGGFPVGIVANQRTVIKKGGRIEVGGVIYAEAADKAARFILEVNQRFIPLLFLQDVTGFMVGKESEQHGIIRRGAKLVNAVSNSVVPKISLILGGTFGAGNYAMAGRAYSPRFYFAWPSAKYAVMSGASAAKTLLEVEVAKLERQGITPTDQDLKELYERIKGRYEETLDPRYAAARLWVDEIIYPHHTRARLIRALQACALNPVREEMKIGVFQV; this comes from the coding sequence ATGATCGAGACCAAGCTGCGCTCGGAGGACCGGGAAGCCCCTACCTTCAAAGCTAACAAAGATGCCTGGGTCAGCCTGATCAGCGATTTTCGCGCTAGCCTGGAGCAAATTCGCTTGGGCGGCGGCAAGAAAGCCATCGAGCGGCAACACGCCAGGGGCCGGCTCACCGCCCGCGAGCGCATCGCCCGGCTCATTGACCCCGGAAGCGAGTTTGACGAGCTAATGAGCTATGCCGGGTGGGGTATGTATGAGGAGTGGGGCGGGGCTCCTGGCGGGGGGACCGTCACCGGGATGGGCAAGATCGCCGGGCGTGACTGGATGATCGTAGCCAACGACGCCACCGTCAAGGCGGGGGCCTTCTTTCCCATCACCGCCAAGAAGGTCATCCGGGCCCAAACCATCGCCCTCGAGAACCGCATCCCCACCGTTTACCTGGTGGACTCCGCCGGGGTCTTCCTGCCCCTACAAGATGAGGTATTCCCCGACCAAGACGACTTCGGACGCATCTTTTATCTCAACGCCCGGATGAGCGCTTTGGGCATCCCGCAAATCTCGGCCATCATGGGCAACTGCGTGGCGGGCGGGGCGTATTTGCCGGTAATGACCGACACCCTGCTGATGACCGAGGGCTCCGGGCTGTATCTGGCGGGACCTGCGCTGGTCAAAGCGGCCATCGGGCAGGAGGTTACCTCTGAGGAGCTGGGGGGGGCTCGGATGCACGCGGAGATCTCCGGGACCGTCGACTACTACGAGCCCACGGACGAGGCTGCCCTCGAGCGTATTCGCTCTTTGGCGGCGGCGTATGCAGCGCCCGAGCTGGCCCCCTGGGCCAAGGAGCGCAGACACCCCGTAGAACCTCACTACCCCGCTGAGGATCTCTTTGGCCTGGTATCGCCCGACGGCACTCGCCCCTACGATGTACGCGAGGTCATCGCCCGGTTAGTGGACGGCTCGGAGTTCCTCGAGTACAAGAAGGCCTACGGGGAGACCTTGGTCTGCGGCTATGCTCGGCTGGGAGGATTCCCGGTCGGGATCGTAGCCAACCAGCGCACGGTGATCAAGAAGGGGGGGAGGATCGAGGTAGGGGGAGTCATATACGCCGAAGCGGCGGACAAGGCCGCCCGATTCATCCTCGAGGTGAACCAGCGCTTCATCCCGCTGCTATTCTTGCAGGACGTGACCGGCTTCATGGTGGGCAAGGAGTCCGAACAGCACGGGATTATCCGGCGGGGGGCCAAGCTGGTGAACGCGGTTTCCAACTCGGTGGTGCCCAAGATCTCGCTGATCCTGGGTGGAACCTTCGGGGCGGGGAACTACGCCATGGCGGGCCGGGCCTATAGCCCCCGCTTCTACTTCGCCTGGCCCAGCGCCAAGTACGCGGTGATGAGCGGGGCCAGCGCGGCGAAGACTTTACTCGAGGTGGAAGTCGCCAAGCTCGAGCGCCAAGGCATCACCCCCACCGACCAAGACCTCAAGGAACTCTACGAGCGCATCAAAGGCCGCTACGAGGAGACCCTTGACCCGCGCTATGCGGCGGCCCGGTTGTGGGTAGACGAGATCATCTACCCGCACCACACCCGCGCCCGCCTGATCCGAGCTTTGCAAGCCTGTGCGTTGAATCCGGTTCGCGAAGAGATGAAAATTGGAGTTTTCCAGGTTTGA
- a CDS encoding NAD-dependent succinate-semialdehyde dehydrogenase — protein MVKDFDFPSAAYLGGKWHKTPKTFAVKSPYSGEKIADVADCGETEAKAAADAAVEAFKAWKAKTGHERGKILRKWFDLLVAHQEELGQLTALEMGKPITEAKGEVLYAASFVEWCSEESSRINGELIQSRFPNKRQMAVYEPVGPVYAVTPWNFPTSMITRKAAPALAAGCTIILKPAEQTPLCALYLAKLWEEAGGPAGTLQVLPALDPVPVSRALMEDMRIRKITFTGSTPVGKLLYRQAADTLKRISLELGGHAPLLIFEDADIEAAVKFTLLCKYRNAGQTCVSANRLYVHKKLEADFADALANAVEGLRMGDPLDPATQIGPLVEQQGLDKVVAHVEDALSQGARVKTGGKALGGLMYAPTVLTGVKPGMRILEEETFGPVAPLIPFESEEEAIRWANDTDYGLAAYLWTKDLARAFRVAEALEYGIVGVNDPVPSAMGANLPFGGYKNSGIGREGGRWGLEEYLETKLISIGLY, from the coding sequence ATGGTCAAAGACTTCGACTTCCCCAGCGCGGCTTACCTGGGTGGGAAATGGCACAAGACCCCTAAGACCTTTGCGGTCAAAAGCCCCTATAGCGGGGAGAAGATTGCCGACGTGGCGGACTGTGGCGAGACCGAAGCCAAGGCCGCTGCCGACGCTGCGGTGGAAGCGTTCAAAGCTTGGAAGGCCAAGACCGGGCACGAGCGGGGCAAGATCCTGCGCAAGTGGTTTGACCTACTGGTGGCCCACCAGGAAGAGCTAGGGCAGCTCACCGCGCTCGAGATGGGCAAACCCATCACCGAGGCCAAGGGTGAGGTACTCTACGCCGCCAGCTTCGTGGAGTGGTGCTCGGAAGAATCCAGCCGGATCAATGGCGAGCTGATCCAGTCGCGCTTCCCTAACAAGCGCCAGATGGCTGTCTACGAACCCGTAGGGCCGGTCTACGCGGTGACACCGTGGAACTTTCCCACCAGTATGATCACCCGCAAAGCCGCACCCGCTCTGGCGGCAGGGTGTACGATCATCCTCAAGCCCGCTGAGCAAACGCCTTTGTGCGCCTTATACCTAGCGAAGTTGTGGGAGGAAGCGGGCGGCCCTGCGGGAACCCTACAGGTACTTCCCGCTCTCGACCCGGTGCCGGTCTCGAGGGCGTTGATGGAGGACATGCGCATCCGCAAAATCACCTTCACCGGCTCGACCCCAGTAGGCAAGCTCCTCTACCGCCAGGCTGCCGATACCCTGAAGCGCATCAGCCTCGAGCTGGGTGGACACGCCCCCCTGCTGATCTTCGAGGATGCCGACATCGAAGCCGCGGTGAAATTCACCCTCCTCTGCAAGTACCGCAACGCCGGGCAGACGTGTGTCTCGGCCAACCGGCTTTACGTGCATAAGAAGCTCGAGGCCGACTTCGCCGACGCCCTGGCCAATGCGGTGGAGGGCCTGCGGATGGGCGACCCCCTCGACCCCGCCACCCAGATCGGGCCGTTGGTGGAGCAGCAAGGGCTAGATAAGGTGGTAGCGCATGTCGAGGACGCGCTCTCGCAAGGGGCTCGGGTCAAGACCGGCGGAAAGGCCTTGGGTGGGTTGATGTACGCCCCCACCGTGCTCACCGGGGTCAAGCCAGGGATGCGGATCCTCGAGGAGGAGACCTTCGGCCCGGTGGCCCCCCTCATTCCCTTCGAGAGCGAAGAGGAAGCCATCCGCTGGGCCAACGATACCGATTACGGCCTAGCCGCCTACCTCTGGACCAAGGACTTAGCCCGCGCTTTCCGGGTGGCGGAGGCCCTCGAGTACGGCATCGTGGGGGTCAACGACCCGGTACCGAGCGCGATGGGCGCGAACTTGCCTTTTGGCGGCTACAAGAACTCCGGCATCGGGCGCGAGGGCGGCCGGTGGGGGCTGGAGGAGTATCTGGAAACCAAGCTGATCTCAATCGGGCTGTACTGA
- a CDS encoding DMT family transporter — translation MNLSPTGLLHLLVVYIVWSSTYLAFRVGVGPGGGWEPFLMGAARFIPAALILLGYAYARRQRLWLSREEFATLCFTGLMMWVGGNGLILIAAQYAPSNYQALMIAASPIWANAFEALLDRKRPAPLLIYGLLIGLVGIGVLSVPKLAQPTPTSLLSFFLLLVSPICWSAGSVITQRRPFVLDAVVVSGYQQLFGGIGFLLIAPLLGEHGSSPSLAGWGALVYLIAAGSLLAYTSYILAVRLLPLSIVMTYAYVNPVLTAFLGWLLLGEQLTGWTLAGAALVLIGVAGVFQSRAKR, via the coding sequence ATGAACCTCTCCCCCACCGGCTTACTCCACCTCCTCGTGGTCTACATCGTCTGGAGCAGCACCTATTTGGCCTTTCGGGTAGGGGTAGGGCCAGGGGGCGGTTGGGAGCCTTTCCTCATGGGGGCGGCCCGTTTTATCCCGGCGGCCTTGATACTGCTGGGCTACGCTTATGCGCGGCGGCAGCGGCTCTGGCTGAGCCGGGAGGAGTTCGCAACGCTCTGCTTTACCGGGTTGATGATGTGGGTTGGGGGCAATGGCCTCATCCTGATCGCCGCCCAGTACGCTCCCAGCAATTACCAAGCGCTGATGATCGCGGCCTCGCCGATCTGGGCCAATGCCTTCGAAGCCCTACTCGACCGCAAGCGGCCCGCCCCGTTGCTGATCTATGGCTTGTTGATTGGCCTGGTGGGAATCGGCGTGCTCTCGGTGCCTAAGCTGGCCCAACCCACCCCCACCAGCCTGCTCTCGTTCTTCTTGCTTCTGGTCTCGCCGATCTGCTGGTCGGCGGGGAGCGTGATTACCCAACGCAGACCGTTTGTGCTGGATGCGGTGGTGGTCTCCGGCTACCAACAGCTCTTCGGTGGAATCGGCTTTCTCCTGATTGCGCCACTGCTGGGCGAGCACGGGAGCAGCCCCAGCCTGGCGGGATGGGGTGCGCTCGTTTACCTGATCGCGGCGGGCTCGCTGTTGGCCTACACCTCCTACATCCTGGCGGTGCGCCTTTTGCCCCTTTCCATCGTAATGACCTACGCTTACGTCAACCCGGTGCTGACGGCTTTTCTAGGCTGGCTCTTGCTGGGCGAGCAACTTACCGGGTGGACCCTCGCCGGCGCAGCCTTGGTGCTGATTGGGGTGGCAGGTGTTTTTCAAAGCCGGGCGAAGCGGTAG
- a CDS encoding integrase core domain-containing protein, translating into MQFTTVGREIWRGARQAQRLAEANASDPEVQERLRKLRLVKALRESKKSWKEIQDLVGISRATYHRWQKALKEKGLAGLKPRSRRPKHLRTKVHWTPGLLIRIETLRKENPTWGRWSIWLTLRKEGFQMSERTVGRILAYLEKHRRIESVAGYLARTQRGKLKRRVNRPYAKRKPRGYEARAPGDLVQVDTLTLTLGPGSMVKHFSAIDLHSRFVLAEVHSRATAKLSEGFLSLLLARAPFPIRAIQVDGGSEFMAEFEEACCALGIALFVLPPRSPKLNGHVERMQRTFKEEFYTRPLPTPLSELQAELDTYLDYYNRRRPHMALGGLAPLEFLAKMQEESVPQRVSNVLTDYTLLRRSLLAL; encoded by the coding sequence GTGCAGTTTACCACCGTTGGCCGAGAGATATGGAGAGGCGCTAGACAAGCACAGAGGCTGGCCGAGGCCAACGCAAGCGACCCAGAGGTCCAGGAACGTCTGCGCAAGCTCCGACTGGTCAAAGCCCTGCGTGAAAGTAAAAAGAGCTGGAAGGAGATCCAGGACCTGGTCGGGATCAGCCGGGCCACCTACCACCGCTGGCAAAAAGCCCTAAAAGAAAAGGGCCTGGCTGGACTCAAACCCCGCTCCCGCCGCCCTAAGCACCTGCGCACAAAGGTCCACTGGACCCCAGGGCTGCTCATTAGAATAGAAACTCTCCGCAAGGAAAACCCCACCTGGGGACGCTGGTCCATCTGGCTTACCCTCCGCAAGGAGGGTTTCCAGATGAGCGAACGCACGGTGGGGCGCATCCTGGCCTACCTGGAGAAGCACCGACGTATCGAGAGCGTGGCCGGCTACCTGGCCCGGACTCAAAGAGGGAAGCTAAAGCGAAGGGTAAACCGGCCCTACGCCAAAAGGAAGCCCCGAGGATACGAGGCCAGGGCTCCTGGGGACCTGGTCCAGGTGGACACCCTCACCCTGACCTTAGGACCGGGAAGCATGGTCAAGCACTTCTCGGCGATTGACCTCCATAGCCGGTTTGTCCTGGCGGAGGTGCACAGCCGGGCCACGGCTAAGCTTTCTGAGGGGTTCTTGTCCTTGCTTCTGGCCAGGGCCCCTTTTCCCATCCGGGCCATCCAGGTGGATGGGGGCAGCGAGTTCATGGCCGAGTTTGAGGAGGCCTGCTGTGCTCTGGGGATTGCCTTGTTTGTGCTACCGCCGAGGAGTCCTAAACTCAATGGTCACGTGGAGCGGATGCAGCGGACCTTCAAGGAGGAGTTCTACACCCGGCCTTTGCCCACCCCGCTCAGCGAGCTGCAGGCAGAGCTGGATACCTACCTGGACTACTACAACCGCCGAAGGCCTCACATGGCCCTGGGGGGTCTTGCTCCGCTGGAGTTTTTGGCTAAGATGCAAGAGGAGTCGGTTCCTCAAAGAGTCTCAAATGTGTTGACCGATTACACGCTATTGCGTAGATCTTTACTCGCCCTTTAA